A single region of the Elizabethkingia sp. JS20170427COW genome encodes:
- a CDS encoding S9 family peptidase, with protein sequence MNLKKAALALATPLLMNAQKVMTPEKMWNLGKLSVEAVAPDQNSLFYNVSVTDIKTEKSNHTSYFLDLLSHSFHQVNFGKKSLIQWDHNGLYALEDGKIFISKDKAKTWAEFYTVGEDAENIVISPDGKKVAFSRLVQVEKILSKEIYPDTPESTAQIYTDLNYRHWDTWYKGKMNHVFVVETSQAISEAKDLLEGNKFMSPQQPFGGKEDFVWSPDSSKLLYITKEKYGAEYAQSTNTDIYAYDLKSGKTENLTQGMMGYDVNPKFSPDGKYLTWQSMKTDGYEADKNDIVIMDWKTGEKKNLTQAWDESVDGGFSWANDSKTIFFYAALKGVKQLFNVEVKSSKIHQITKENYDVNSIVAQTKAGLLVGRVDFNHNADLFNVNLKTGKYTQITDINKEKYAEITPSQSELKMVKTSDGKEMGVWFIYPPDFDKNKKYPTLLYCEGGPQSSLTQFFSTRWNLALMAANGYVIVAPNRRGMPGWGVEWNHAISKDWGGQPMRDYLAAADYAKTLPFVDGDRIGAVGASYGGYSVYMLAGIHENRFKTFIAHNGLFDMKSWYGTTEELWFANYDIGGPYWMNPQPEAYGKFNPSNYVANWNKPIMIIQGGIDFRVPIEQGQEAFQAAKLKGLNTKMLFFPNENHWVLHPQNAMVWQREFFKWLKETL encoded by the coding sequence ATGAATTTGAAAAAAGCAGCTTTAGCATTGGCAACCCCATTGTTAATGAATGCACAGAAGGTGATGACTCCCGAAAAGATGTGGAATCTTGGGAAGCTCTCAGTAGAGGCTGTAGCTCCAGACCAAAACTCTTTGTTTTATAATGTGAGTGTTACGGATATTAAAACAGAAAAAAGCAACCATACCTCATATTTTTTAGATCTGCTTAGCCATTCCTTTCATCAGGTAAATTTTGGAAAAAAATCTCTAATACAATGGGATCATAATGGTCTTTATGCATTGGAAGATGGCAAAATTTTTATTTCCAAAGATAAGGCTAAGACTTGGGCGGAGTTTTATACAGTAGGTGAAGATGCAGAAAATATAGTGATTTCCCCTGATGGCAAAAAGGTAGCTTTTAGCAGATTGGTGCAGGTAGAAAAAATATTGAGCAAGGAAATTTATCCTGATACCCCAGAATCTACTGCCCAAATCTATACAGATCTTAATTACAGACATTGGGATACTTGGTACAAAGGAAAGATGAATCATGTTTTTGTGGTGGAAACCTCACAAGCCATTTCTGAAGCAAAAGATCTTTTAGAAGGGAATAAATTCATGTCTCCTCAACAACCATTTGGAGGAAAAGAAGATTTTGTATGGAGCCCTGATAGTTCCAAATTACTATACATTACCAAAGAAAAGTATGGTGCTGAATATGCCCAAAGTACCAACACGGATATTTATGCTTATGATTTGAAGTCTGGGAAAACCGAAAACCTTACTCAAGGGATGATGGGATATGATGTTAATCCTAAATTTAGCCCAGATGGTAAGTATCTTACTTGGCAAAGTATGAAAACCGATGGTTACGAAGCGGATAAAAATGATATTGTTATCATGGATTGGAAAACCGGTGAGAAAAAAAATCTAACCCAAGCTTGGGACGAATCTGTAGATGGAGGTTTCTCATGGGCTAACGATTCCAAAACCATTTTCTTTTACGCAGCTCTAAAAGGAGTAAAACAACTTTTTAATGTAGAAGTAAAGTCATCTAAAATTCATCAGATTACTAAGGAGAATTACGATGTTAATTCCATTGTAGCTCAAACCAAGGCAGGATTATTGGTGGGAAGAGTAGATTTTAACCACAATGCAGATCTATTCAACGTAAATCTTAAGACAGGAAAATACACTCAGATTACAGATATCAATAAGGAAAAATATGCCGAAATTACTCCTAGCCAAAGTGAGTTGAAAATGGTAAAAACTTCCGATGGTAAAGAAATGGGAGTGTGGTTTATTTACCCACCTGATTTTGATAAAAATAAAAAATATCCAACCTTATTGTATTGCGAAGGAGGACCTCAGTCTTCTTTAACTCAGTTTTTTAGTACTCGTTGGAACCTCGCTTTAATGGCCGCTAATGGTTATGTTATTGTAGCTCCTAACCGTCGTGGGATGCCAGGTTGGGGAGTAGAGTGGAACCATGCGATTAGTAAAGATTGGGGAGGACAGCCTATGCGAGATTACTTGGCCGCCGCCGACTATGCAAAAACCCTACCTTTTGTAGATGGAGATAGGATAGGAGCTGTAGGTGCTAGTTATGGAGGATATTCTGTTTATATGTTAGCAGGAATTCATGAAAACAGATTCAAAACATTTATTGCACATAATGGGCTTTTTGATATGAAATCATGGTACGGAACTACTGAGGAATTATGGTTCGCTAACTATGATATAGGAGGTCCTTATTGGATGAATCCACAGCCTGAAGCTTATGGAAAATTCAACCCAAGTAACTATGTGGCAAATTGGAATAAACCTATTATGATTATCCAAGGAGGAATTGATTTCCGTGTGCCTATTGAGCAAGGTCAAGAAGCTTTCCAAGCAGCGAAGTTAAAAGGTTTAAATACCAAAATGCTTTTCTTCCCTAATGAAAACCACTGGGTGCTTCACCCTCAAAATGCAATGGTTTGGCAGAGAGAATTTTTCAAATGGTTAAAAGAAACTTTATAA
- a CDS encoding tetratricopeptide repeat-containing sensor histidine kinase: MKLYFIIFLMAILTSCSQKQEALPSSYQEKNTNSYYDKAWDYLEQGNDEKGFEMLNKAKDVFLAKKDSFSVAKCLVNMAIIQERASDNLGSIETSIQALGFMKEKEEKHFSFLFSTYNNIGVAYNNLKNYNRAEKYYKIAFSFVKDDLDKIMLENNLANCFFNQKKYLQSVKLFQQILNRQHQRDDVYYKISNNLAKSSWYYNPSYNPLPKYWEALAYYTQTKDDWGLDASYSFLANYYSENKKKDSALYYSHQLLEISKKLSSPIDQLEALETLISVEKHEASQQYFKNYKKISDSLQITRSRAKNQFAAIRFESEKHRLENIHLEKELDYKNNRIFLQKIILISIISLVTVAVLSTIILWRRRKQALLLQSENKIKEERLTISKKVHDIVANGLYQVMQSVEHQEDLDKEQLLDDLDIMYQKSRDLSYSNKAIREKIAFQEEFSRLISSFQSTSCPIFVIGNEENNWKNISSNSLNNLYQIIRELLINSKKHSQADKIIIRISLDNTSLHIVYTDNGIGFPKNHQYGNGMKNLISRTQEINSKIDFDNLPQQGIKVNINIPKK, from the coding sequence TTGAAGCTTTATTTTATTATTTTCTTAATGGCTATTCTTACCTCTTGCTCCCAGAAGCAAGAAGCTTTACCATCCAGCTATCAAGAAAAAAATACCAATTCCTATTATGACAAAGCTTGGGATTACCTAGAGCAAGGGAATGACGAAAAAGGCTTTGAAATGCTCAACAAAGCAAAAGATGTTTTTCTAGCTAAAAAAGACAGTTTCTCGGTTGCTAAATGTTTGGTTAATATGGCTATTATCCAAGAAAGAGCCAGTGATAATTTAGGAAGTATAGAAACCAGCATACAAGCTTTGGGATTTATGAAAGAAAAGGAGGAAAAACACTTTTCTTTTCTATTTAGCACTTACAACAATATTGGAGTTGCTTATAATAATCTGAAAAATTACAACCGAGCAGAAAAATATTACAAAATAGCTTTTTCTTTTGTGAAGGATGATTTGGATAAAATCATGCTAGAGAACAACCTTGCAAACTGCTTCTTCAACCAAAAAAAATATCTTCAATCGGTAAAATTATTTCAACAAATCCTCAATAGGCAACATCAAAGGGATGATGTTTATTATAAAATATCGAATAATCTTGCCAAGTCTTCTTGGTACTACAACCCTAGCTACAACCCTCTTCCTAAATATTGGGAAGCTCTTGCCTACTATACCCAAACCAAGGATGATTGGGGACTGGATGCCTCTTATTCTTTTTTAGCTAACTACTATTCAGAAAACAAGAAAAAGGATTCTGCCCTTTACTATTCCCATCAGCTTCTTGAAATTTCGAAAAAATTATCTTCTCCTATAGATCAGCTAGAAGCTTTAGAAACATTAATTTCTGTTGAAAAACACGAAGCCTCGCAACAATATTTTAAAAATTATAAAAAAATCTCCGATAGTCTTCAGATTACCCGAAGCCGAGCCAAAAACCAATTTGCAGCCATCCGCTTTGAGAGTGAAAAACATCGGCTAGAAAATATCCATCTCGAAAAAGAACTTGACTATAAAAACAATAGAATCTTTCTCCAAAAAATTATTTTAATAAGCATTATCAGCCTTGTTACCGTAGCTGTATTATCTACCATTATCTTATGGAGAAGGCGAAAGCAGGCATTGCTTTTACAATCTGAAAACAAAATAAAGGAGGAACGATTAACCATTTCCAAAAAGGTCCATGATATTGTTGCCAATGGGCTATATCAGGTGATGCAAAGTGTAGAGCATCAAGAAGATTTAGACAAAGAGCAACTTCTAGATGATTTAGATATTATGTATCAGAAGTCCAGAGATTTATCCTATTCTAACAAAGCTATTCGGGAAAAAATAGCCTTTCAGGAGGAATTCTCTCGTTTAATTTCTTCTTTCCAATCTACATCCTGTCCTATTTTTGTCATCGGAAACGAAGAAAACAACTGGAAAAATATTTCTAGCAATAGCTTAAACAACCTTTACCAAATTATTAGAGAACTTTTGATCAATAGCAAAAAGCACAGCCAGGCGGATAAAATCATCATCCGAATCAGCTTGGATAACACCAGCTTACATATTGTATATACCGACAATGGTATTGGTTTTCCTAAAAATCATCAATATGGTAATGGTATGAAAAACCTTATATCCAGGACTCAAGAAATAAACTCTAAAATAGATTTTGACAATCTTCCTCAACAAGGAATAAAAGTAAATATCAACATCCCGAAAAAATAA
- a CDS encoding response regulator — MFQKVMIVEDHESANFSVRKIIENNHIPTVDYFYYCDQAYEKLEKSLRSNKAYDLLITDLSFEEDDTPQRIKSGFELITLVKNLQPKLKIIVFSTEKNTGIIKSLFTDLGIDAFVHKGRKDVLELQQALERTFSEEQFISCELENIFNETNKFEFTAFDIAMLNHLSTGVLQKEIPQLLQKAHITPSSLSSIEKRLSVLRDQLQVKNNEQLVCLCKDIGII, encoded by the coding sequence ATGTTTCAGAAAGTAATGATTGTTGAAGACCATGAAAGTGCTAACTTTTCGGTACGAAAAATTATAGAAAACAATCACATCCCTACGGTAGATTATTTTTATTATTGCGATCAGGCTTATGAAAAGCTAGAAAAATCGCTAAGGAGCAATAAAGCTTACGATTTACTCATCACCGACCTATCTTTTGAGGAAGACGATACTCCTCAACGAATAAAATCAGGATTTGAGCTTATTACTCTTGTCAAAAACCTTCAGCCCAAGCTAAAAATTATTGTATTTTCTACTGAAAAGAATACGGGAATCATAAAATCTCTTTTTACCGATTTAGGAATTGATGCCTTTGTACATAAAGGGCGCAAAGATGTTCTGGAACTACAACAAGCACTGGAAAGAACATTTTCCGAGGAGCAATTTATATCTTGCGAATTGGAAAATATTTTTAATGAAACCAATAAATTTGAGTTTACCGCTTTCGACATTGCTATGCTCAACCATCTTTCCACTGGAGTTTTACAAAAGGAAATTCCACAGCTTTTACAAAAAGCTCATATTACCCCAAGTAGTCTTAGTTCTATTGAAAAACGACTTTCTGTACTTAGAGACCAACTTCAGGTAAAAAATAATGAACAATTGGTGTGTTTATGTAAAGATATTGGTATAATTTAA
- a CDS encoding MFS transporter, which yields MTELTAKNNKKVMKAWAFYDWANSVYSLVITSTIFPIYYAILTTAYEKKEYVADSHRWIEVPVRHNIEIFGKTYHPDAVYGYSLTLSFLVVVLISPMLSALADTIGNKKSFLQFFCYLGATSCMGLALFTSMHTVFLGLLFSITASIGFWGSLVFYNSFLPDIATPDKQDALSAKGYIYGYIGSVILVIICLLMIMVFAQTEKQAMILTRVSFLLTGAWWFGFSQYTFKHLPQFSTVKEELPKDVVLLNVKNIFKNHKDHGGLVHQVKQNLTFYKEITKTSFKELFKVGGKLFGTPNLKYFLISFFFYSVGMQTIFLMATLFGKSEINLSQEKLILTLLVIQIEAIIGAMIFSKLSTKIGNKNVISITVVLWIVVCLSAYYLNKENPYVEYQFYGVAGIVGLVMGGLQAMSRSTFSKLLPENSRETTTYFSFYDVLEKVAIILGTFIFATLIDQYNNMRYAALSMTVFFALGLIFIRFLKIKIQDK from the coding sequence ATGACAGAATTAACAGCCAAGAACAATAAAAAAGTGATGAAGGCTTGGGCTTTTTACGATTGGGCCAATTCAGTATATTCCTTGGTGATAACCTCTACTATTTTTCCCATTTATTATGCTATCTTAACAACAGCATACGAGAAAAAAGAATATGTTGCAGACAGCCATAGATGGATAGAGGTTCCCGTACGTCATAATATAGAGATTTTTGGAAAAACCTATCACCCCGATGCGGTATATGGGTATTCCTTAACCTTATCTTTCTTGGTTGTGGTTTTAATTTCTCCGATGTTATCCGCATTGGCAGATACTATTGGGAATAAAAAATCATTTCTTCAGTTTTTCTGTTATCTAGGAGCTACCTCTTGTATGGGCTTGGCCTTGTTTACGAGTATGCATACCGTATTTTTAGGACTGTTATTTAGTATTACGGCAAGTATAGGCTTTTGGGGAAGTTTGGTGTTTTACAATTCCTTCCTTCCCGATATAGCAACTCCCGATAAGCAGGACGCCTTATCAGCAAAAGGATATATTTATGGATACATAGGTTCTGTAATTTTGGTAATCATTTGCCTTTTAATGATTATGGTATTCGCACAAACCGAAAAACAAGCAATGATACTAACCCGTGTTAGCTTCCTCCTTACGGGAGCATGGTGGTTTGGATTTTCACAATATACCTTTAAGCATCTACCTCAGTTTAGTACCGTAAAAGAGGAATTGCCAAAAGATGTGGTATTGCTTAATGTGAAAAATATTTTTAAAAACCATAAAGATCACGGAGGATTGGTACATCAGGTAAAACAGAATTTAACATTCTATAAAGAGATTACCAAGACTAGTTTTAAAGAACTCTTTAAGGTAGGAGGAAAGCTTTTTGGTACTCCTAATCTTAAATATTTTTTGATTAGCTTTTTCTTTTACAGCGTAGGGATGCAAACGATATTTCTAATGGCGACATTATTTGGCAAAAGCGAGATTAATTTATCACAAGAAAAATTGATTTTAACCTTATTGGTTATCCAGATTGAGGCCATTATAGGAGCCATGATATTCTCGAAGCTCTCAACAAAAATAGGAAACAAAAATGTAATTAGCATTACAGTGGTACTTTGGATTGTGGTATGCCTCTCCGCTTACTATCTTAATAAAGAAAATCCTTATGTTGAATATCAGTTTTACGGTGTAGCAGGAATTGTAGGATTGGTAATGGGTGGTTTGCAAGCCATGTCCCGATCTACTTTTAGTAAACTTCTTCCAGAGAATAGTAGGGAGACCACTACTTATTTTAGTTTTTACGATGTTTTGGAGAAAGTAGCGATTATTTTAGGTACATTTATATTCGCAACATTAATAGACCAATACAATAATATGAGGTATGCAGCGCTTTCTATGACAGTGTTTTTTGCATTAGGCCTAATATTTATAAGATTTTTAAAAATCAAGATTCAAGATAAATAA
- a CDS encoding acetyl-CoA C-acyltransferase, whose amino-acid sequence MKEVFIVSAVRTPMGSFLGSLSSVPATQLGATAVKGALEKINLNPKEVQEIYMGNVLQAGEGQAPARQVALGAGLSINTPATTVNKVCASGMKAVMMATQAIKAGDAELIVAGGMENMSSVPHYYQARTATKLGDVKLQDGMVLDGLTDVYNKVHMGVCAEKCAEEHQLGRELQDQFAIQSYQRAAKAWAEGKFNAEVVPVTIPQRKGESIIFAEDEEYKSVNFDRIPSLPTVFKKENGTVTAANASTLNDGASALILVSKEKMEALGLKPLAKIISYADAAHEPENFTTAPAKALPIALKKANLELADIDYFEFNEAFSVVGLVNNKILNIDPEKVNVNGGAVALGHPLGSSGARIIVTLLNVLKQNNAKYGAAAICNGGGGASAIVIENI is encoded by the coding sequence ATGAAAGAAGTATTTATAGTAAGTGCTGTAAGAACCCCTATGGGGAGTTTTTTAGGAAGTCTATCTTCTGTACCTGCCACTCAATTAGGAGCTACTGCCGTAAAAGGAGCTTTAGAAAAGATAAATCTTAATCCCAAGGAAGTTCAGGAAATTTACATGGGAAACGTACTCCAAGCCGGAGAAGGGCAAGCTCCTGCAAGACAAGTAGCATTAGGAGCTGGGCTTTCAATAAATACCCCAGCCACTACTGTAAATAAAGTTTGTGCTTCTGGGATGAAGGCAGTAATGATGGCTACCCAAGCAATAAAAGCGGGTGATGCTGAACTTATAGTTGCTGGAGGTATGGAAAATATGTCATCAGTTCCGCATTATTATCAAGCAAGGACAGCTACTAAGTTGGGAGATGTTAAACTACAGGACGGAATGGTCTTAGATGGTTTGACCGATGTTTACAACAAAGTACATATGGGTGTTTGTGCAGAAAAATGTGCAGAGGAACACCAATTGGGAAGAGAACTTCAAGATCAATTTGCCATCCAATCTTACCAAAGAGCTGCTAAAGCGTGGGCAGAAGGTAAATTTAATGCTGAAGTAGTTCCTGTAACCATTCCACAGAGAAAAGGAGAGTCTATCATTTTTGCTGAAGATGAAGAATACAAATCCGTAAATTTTGATAGAATCCCGAGCTTGCCAACAGTCTTTAAAAAAGAAAACGGAACAGTAACAGCAGCCAATGCCTCTACTTTAAATGACGGTGCCTCTGCATTGATTTTGGTATCTAAAGAAAAAATGGAAGCGTTAGGACTAAAACCTTTGGCTAAAATTATTTCTTACGCAGACGCTGCTCATGAGCCTGAAAACTTTACAACAGCACCTGCTAAGGCTTTGCCAATAGCATTGAAGAAAGCTAATTTGGAGCTTGCAGATATCGATTATTTCGAGTTTAATGAAGCTTTTTCTGTGGTAGGTTTAGTGAATAATAAAATTTTAAACATAGATCCAGAGAAAGTAAACGTAAATGGTGGAGCCGTAGCATTAGGACACCCATTAGGAAGTTCTGGAGCTAGGATTATCGTTACCTTGCTTAATGTTCTGAAACAGAATAATGCTAAATATGGAGCTGCAGCCATCTGTAATGGCGGAGGTGGTGCTTCTGCAATAGTGATTGAGAATATTTAA
- a CDS encoding MFS transporter, with translation MNIKIRLTILNFLQFAVWGAYLTSMGNYLGSVGLGPKIGLFYAMQGIVSIFLPAIMGIVADRWIQAQRLLGICHALAALFLVAAGVYGMNAGANVEFSKLFTLYSLSVAFYMPTIALSNSVAYTILIGNNFDTIKAFPPIRTFGTIGFICAMLFVDFTGFQVNYSQFFVSGVLGIILFLYSFTLPKCPINTSSEKQSISDAFGLKAFALFKDRKMATFFIFSMLLGVSLQITNGYANPFISSFKDFPDFANTWGANHANALISLSQVSETLCILLIPFFLRRFGIKKVMLMSMFAWVLRFGLFGLGNPGSGVWMFILSMIVYGIAFDFFNVSGSLYVDKETDKSIRSSAQGVFMMMTNGFGATIGMLAAGEVVNHFVYSQTNTLAQLKGWESAWYVFAIYSLIVAVAFAFIFKYKHQPEDMKEISH, from the coding sequence ATGAATATTAAAATTCGACTAACTATTCTTAATTTCCTACAATTTGCTGTATGGGGAGCTTACCTTACCTCGATGGGGAACTATTTGGGATCTGTAGGGTTAGGACCTAAAATTGGTTTATTTTATGCCATGCAAGGGATAGTCTCTATATTTTTACCAGCAATTATGGGAATTGTTGCCGATAGGTGGATACAAGCCCAGAGGCTATTAGGTATTTGTCATGCATTAGCTGCCTTATTTTTAGTAGCTGCTGGTGTGTATGGGATGAATGCAGGAGCCAATGTAGAGTTCTCTAAACTGTTTACTTTGTATTCTCTTAGCGTAGCCTTTTATATGCCAACAATAGCACTTTCTAATTCAGTAGCTTATACCATTTTAATTGGTAATAATTTCGATACGATAAAAGCATTTCCGCCGATTAGGACTTTTGGTACAATCGGCTTTATTTGTGCCATGCTTTTTGTAGATTTTACAGGATTTCAGGTAAACTATTCTCAGTTTTTTGTATCAGGAGTTCTAGGAATTATCTTATTCTTATATTCTTTTACTTTACCTAAATGTCCTATTAATACAAGTTCTGAAAAGCAAAGTATTTCCGATGCATTCGGGTTAAAAGCATTTGCCCTTTTTAAAGATCGTAAGATGGCAACATTCTTTATCTTTTCAATGCTATTAGGGGTTTCATTACAAATTACTAATGGTTATGCAAATCCATTTATTAGTAGTTTTAAAGATTTTCCAGACTTTGCTAATACATGGGGAGCCAACCATGCCAATGCACTCATTTCATTATCTCAGGTATCTGAAACATTGTGCATTCTTCTTATTCCATTCTTTTTAAGAAGATTTGGAATAAAAAAGGTAATGTTGATGTCGATGTTTGCTTGGGTACTGAGATTTGGTTTATTTGGCCTAGGAAATCCAGGATCAGGAGTGTGGATGTTTATTTTATCGATGATCGTATACGGTATTGCCTTTGATTTTTTCAATGTTTCAGGCTCTCTATATGTAGATAAAGAAACCGATAAGAGTATCCGATCTAGTGCCCAAGGGGTATTTATGATGATGACCAATGGTTTTGGTGCAACGATAGGGATGCTGGCTGCTGGTGAGGTAGTAAATCATTTTGTATATTCCCAAACGAATACTTTGGCACAGCTGAAAGGTTGGGAAAGTGCATGGTATGTGTTTGCGATATACTCATTAATAGTGGCGGTGGCTTTTGCTTTTATTTTTAAGTACAAGCACCAGCCCGAAGACATGAAAGAGATTTCTCATTAA
- a CDS encoding bifunctional nuclease family protein, protein MEYKKLIIRGISYSQTQMGAYALILENEETGIKIPVVIGNFEAQSISLGLEKDIQPPRPLTHDLFSNFIKAVGYTLESIVIYKILDGVFFSNIMLKNKEGEITVLDARTSDAVAMAVRFDAPIFTTENVLSEAGIILELHETPDGGATYKIPDDIDDDHLKVGYAVYTSEELQTMLDKAVAEEDFDKALEIQQEIKKRKEK, encoded by the coding sequence ATGGAGTATAAAAAACTTATCATTAGAGGAATTTCCTATAGCCAGACCCAGATGGGGGCTTATGCATTAATTTTGGAAAATGAAGAAACAGGAATTAAAATCCCTGTAGTTATCGGTAATTTCGAAGCACAATCAATATCTCTAGGCTTAGAAAAAGACATTCAACCACCTAGACCCTTAACTCATGATTTGTTTTCCAACTTTATAAAGGCAGTAGGTTATACTTTAGAAAGTATTGTAATTTATAAAATTTTGGATGGAGTATTTTTTTCTAATATTATGTTGAAAAATAAAGAAGGAGAGATTACAGTTTTGGATGCTCGTACCTCCGATGCTGTTGCAATGGCTGTAAGATTTGATGCTCCAATATTTACTACAGAAAATGTATTGTCTGAGGCTGGGATTATCTTGGAGCTTCATGAAACCCCAGATGGCGGAGCAACATATAAAATCCCAGATGATATTGATGATGATCATCTAAAAGTTGGCTATGCAGTTTATACCTCGGAAGAATTGCAGACGATGCTAGATAAAGCTGTTGCAGAAGAAGATTTTGATAAAGCTTTAGAAATTCAGCAAGAAATAAAAAAAAGAAAAGAAAAATAA
- a CDS encoding electron transfer flavoprotein subunit alpha/FixB family protein codes for MAIFVYAENINGAFKKAAFEAVSYAKAIASQSGDTVTAITINATDASEGLYKYGADKVVKIQNDALKTFNASAYAQAIAEVVDGNVIVFPHSTDASSIAPMLSVITDAALITNVLEAPESVTPFQVKRKVFSGKGYMHAKAEAAKVVVTVSQNAFGVKENPVSGTEEVRDVNVTSTGIQVLDHVQTSGKLSLKEAEIVVSAGRGMKGPENWGMIEDLAQVLGAATACSKPVSDIGWRPHEEHVGQTGKAISPNLYVAVGISGAIQHLAGVNSSKTIVVINSDPEAPFFKAADYGVVGDAFQVVPALTEKIKALKA; via the coding sequence ATGGCAATATTCGTATATGCAGAAAATATAAATGGTGCTTTTAAAAAAGCAGCTTTCGAAGCAGTTTCTTATGCTAAAGCTATAGCTTCCCAAAGCGGAGATACTGTTACCGCAATCACTATTAACGCTACCGACGCTTCTGAAGGATTGTATAAATATGGAGCGGATAAAGTGGTGAAAATCCAAAATGATGCACTTAAAACTTTTAATGCATCTGCTTACGCACAAGCGATTGCTGAAGTGGTAGATGGTAATGTTATTGTATTCCCACATTCTACAGATGCTTCTTCTATCGCCCCAATGTTGAGCGTTATTACCGATGCTGCTCTTATCACTAATGTTCTGGAAGCTCCAGAATCTGTAACTCCTTTTCAAGTAAAAAGAAAAGTATTCTCAGGAAAAGGATACATGCACGCTAAGGCCGAAGCTGCAAAAGTAGTAGTAACCGTTTCTCAAAATGCTTTTGGAGTAAAAGAAAATCCTGTTTCAGGAACCGAAGAAGTAAGAGATGTAAATGTAACTTCTACAGGAATCCAAGTGTTAGATCACGTACAGACTTCAGGAAAACTAAGCTTAAAAGAAGCAGAAATTGTAGTATCAGCAGGCCGTGGGATGAAAGGTCCTGAAAACTGGGGAATGATTGAAGATTTAGCTCAAGTACTTGGTGCTGCAACTGCTTGTTCTAAACCAGTTTCCGATATCGGATGGAGACCTCACGAAGAACACGTAGGGCAAACAGGTAAAGCGATTTCTCCTAATTTATATGTAGCAGTAGGGATTTCCGGTGCTATTCAACACCTTGCAGGGGTTAACTCTTCAAAAACTATAGTGGTGATTAATAGCGATCCAGAAGCTCCTTTCTTTAAAGCTGCAGATTACGGAGTAGTGGGGGATGCCTTCCAGGTAGTACCTGCATTAACTGAAAAAATTAAAGCTTTAAAAGCATAA
- a CDS encoding electron transfer flavoprotein subunit beta/FixA family protein has product MKILVCISSVPDTTAKINFTADKSAFDKNGVQYVINPLDEFALTRAVQLQQSQGATVTVINVGDASNEAIIRKSLAIGANDGIRVNMEPKDSLSAAKEIAKIAKEGAYDLVLAGKESIDYNGGAVPALVAQLLNAPFVNACVGLEVEGSGLKATREIDGGKETVALTLPAVVAGQQGLVEEKELIIPNMRGIMTARTKPLQTVEPSSTDVKVAAVSFDSVPPRTAVKMVPADQLDELVRLLHEEAKVI; this is encoded by the coding sequence ATGAAAATATTAGTATGTATAAGTAGTGTTCCAGATACTACAGCTAAAATTAACTTTACAGCAGATAAGTCTGCTTTCGATAAAAACGGTGTTCAGTATGTTATCAACCCTTTAGATGAGTTTGCACTTACTAGAGCGGTACAGTTGCAACAATCACAAGGAGCTACCGTTACTGTAATCAATGTAGGAGATGCTTCTAATGAAGCTATCATCAGAAAGTCTCTAGCAATAGGAGCTAATGATGGGATAAGAGTTAATATGGAACCTAAAGATAGCTTATCAGCAGCAAAAGAAATTGCAAAAATTGCAAAGGAAGGTGCTTATGATTTGGTGTTGGCAGGAAAAGAATCTATCGATTATAACGGAGGTGCAGTGCCTGCTTTGGTCGCTCAATTATTAAATGCTCCTTTTGTTAATGCATGTGTAGGTTTGGAAGTTGAAGGAAGTGGCCTAAAAGCAACTCGAGAAATTGATGGTGGCAAAGAAACAGTAGCCCTTACTTTACCAGCAGTAGTAGCAGGTCAGCAAGGTTTGGTAGAGGAAAAAGAATTAATTATCCCAAATATGAGAGGGATTATGACTGCAAGAACCAAGCCTTTACAAACAGTAGAGCCGTCTTCCACAGACGTGAAAGTAGCAGCAGTATCTTTTGATAGCGTTCCTCCAAGAACAGCAGTAAAAATGGTTCCTGCTGATCAGTTAGACGAGTTGGTGAGATTACTTCATGAAGAAGCAAAAGTAATCTAA